In one Chiloscyllium punctatum isolate Juve2018m chromosome 17, sChiPun1.3, whole genome shotgun sequence genomic region, the following are encoded:
- the LOC140488139 gene encoding apelin receptor A-like, with protein MDHLMSQFAEENYSELMNFSDYECDYADWEHSNSVVPVLYMLVFVFGLSGNGVVICIVWRSRTKRRSADTYIGNLALADLAFVVTLPLWAVYAALDYHWPFGWLLCKLSSYLVMINMYASVFCLTCLSFDRYLAIVHSLSSNKLRSKRTTILSLVLIWTVAGVLASPALILRRAQEKENQTLCAMDYTLVANEATEHFWVGGLSLFASTVGFLLPFLLMSGFYFAIGNTVNRHFQNVKKEEQKKKRLLKIITALVLVFAICWLPFHIIKTVDAIIWLDLIKIPCSVDEFFISAHPYATCVAYINSCLNPFLYAFFDQRFRSECLCVLRCSRLKKALHVPITSISSSMSNPTKSEAPSSATKV; from the coding sequence ATGGATCATTTAATGAGTCAGTTCGCGGAGGAAAACTACAGTGAGCTGATGAACTTTTCCGATTACGAGTGTGATTATGCTGACTGGGAGCACTCGAACTCAGTGGTTCCTGTCCTCTACATGCTGGTCTTCGTCTTCGGACTGTCCGGGAACGGAGTGGTCATCTGCATAGTGTGGAGGTCCCGCACCAAGAGAAGATCTGCAGACACCTACATCGGGAACCTCGCCTTGGCTGACCTGGCCTTTGTCGTCACTTTACCCCTATGGGCTGTGTACGCTGCCCTGGACTATCACTGGCCTTTCGGCTGGCTACTCTGTAAACTCAGCAGTTACCTGGTGATGATCAACATGTACGCCAGCGTCTTCTGCCTGACCTGCCTCAGCTTTGACCGCTATCTGGCCATTGTCCACTCTCTGTCTAGCAACAAGCTGCGCTCCAAGAGGACCACCATCCTCTCGTTGGTCCTCATCTGGACCGTGGCCGGAGTCCTGGCTTCCCCAGCGTTAATACTGCGGCGGGCGCAGGAAAAAGAGAACCAGACGCTCTGTGCCATGGACTACACTTTGGTGGCGAATGAGGCCACTGAACATTTCTGGGTGGGGGGGCTCAGCCTGTTCGCCAGCACGGTGGGCTTCCTGCTGCCGTTCCTGCTCATGTCCGGCTTCTACTTCGCCATTGGCAACACAGTCAACAGGCACTTCCAGAATGTCAAGAAggaagaacagaagaaaaaacgCCTCCTGAAGATCATCACGGCCCTGGTCCTGGTCTTCGCTATTTGCTGGCTCCCTTTCCACATCATTAAGACCGTCGATGCGATCATCTGGCTGGATCTCATCAAGATCCCGTGCTCCGTCGATGAATTCTTTATCTCGGCTCATCCGTACGCTACATGTGTCGCTTACATTAACAGCTGCCTCAACCCGTTCCTCTACGCTTTCTTTGATCAGCGATTTCGCTCAGAGTGCCTCTGTGTGCTGCGCTGTTCCCGGCTAAAGAAAGCTCTGCATGTCCCTATCACATCCATCTCCTCCAGCATGAGCAACCCCACCAAATCCGAGGCACCCTCCTCCGCTACCAAAGTCTAA